In one Streptomyces sp. NBC_01241 genomic region, the following are encoded:
- a CDS encoding NADH-quinone oxidoreductase subunit G produces the protein MTVTTSAPSGGGEAAVPPEDLVTLTIDGIEISVPKGTLVIRAAELLGIEIPRFCDHPLLDPAGACRQCIVEVEGQRKPMASCTITCTDGMVVRSQLSSPVAEKAQKGVMELLLINHPLDCPVCDKGGECPLQNQAMSHGGADSRFDGKKRTFEKPVPLSTQVLLDRERCVLCARCTRFSNQVAGDPMIELLERGALQQVGTGEGDPFESYFSGNTIQICPVGALTSAAYRFRARPFDLVSSPSVCEHCAGGCATRTDHRRGKVMRRLAANDPEVNEEWVCDKGRFGFRYAQQPGRLTTPLVRNADGVLQPASWPEALAAAAAGLLAARGRAGVLTGGRLTVEDAYAYSKFARVALDTNDVDFRARVHSSEEADFLAARVAGRGRDLDSSGVTYTSLEKAPTVLLVGFESEEEAPGVFLRLRKANRKHGQRTFAVASHATRGLEKAGGTLLPAAPGTETEWLDAIAGGVGLDGDGAAAAEALRGEGAVIVVGERLAGVPGGPTAAVRAATATGAALVWMPRRAGERGAVEAGALPSLLPGGRPATDPRARDEVAAVWGVAELPSRFGRDTGQIVEAAATGELGALLVAGVEPVDLPDPARALEALDRVGFLVSLELRPSEVTERADVVFPVAAVAEKAGTFLNWEGRARMFEAALKPEQMTRSLAPADARVLHMLADAMDTHFALPDLKSVRRELDRLGGWAGAHATDPNEPARPLPRPGDGEAVLAGHRMLLDLGRLQEGDDALAGTRHASVARLSAATAAETGVKDGDLLAVTGPAGSVELPLKVTDMPDRVVWVPLNSVGRGVPADTGARPGGLVRIGPAAPGTPDVTPEVGA, from the coding sequence TCCTGCACCATCACCTGCACCGACGGCATGGTGGTGCGCTCGCAGCTCAGCTCGCCGGTCGCCGAGAAGGCGCAGAAGGGTGTGATGGAGCTGCTGCTCATCAACCACCCGCTGGACTGCCCGGTCTGCGACAAGGGCGGCGAGTGCCCGCTGCAGAACCAGGCGATGTCGCACGGCGGCGCCGACTCCCGCTTCGACGGCAAGAAGCGCACGTTCGAGAAGCCCGTCCCGCTCTCCACCCAGGTGCTCCTGGACCGTGAGCGGTGCGTGCTCTGCGCGCGCTGCACCCGGTTCTCCAACCAGGTGGCCGGTGACCCGATGATCGAGCTGCTGGAACGCGGCGCGCTCCAGCAGGTCGGCACCGGCGAGGGCGACCCGTTCGAGTCGTACTTCTCCGGGAACACCATCCAGATCTGCCCGGTCGGGGCGCTGACCTCGGCGGCGTACCGGTTCCGCGCCCGGCCCTTCGACCTGGTGTCGTCGCCGTCGGTGTGCGAGCACTGCGCGGGCGGCTGCGCCACCCGTACCGACCACCGGCGCGGCAAGGTCATGCGACGGCTCGCCGCCAACGACCCCGAGGTCAACGAGGAGTGGGTCTGCGACAAGGGCCGCTTCGGCTTCCGCTACGCGCAGCAGCCGGGCCGGCTCACCACCCCGCTGGTGCGCAACGCGGACGGTGTCCTGCAACCGGCGAGCTGGCCGGAGGCCCTGGCCGCCGCGGCCGCCGGTCTGCTCGCCGCACGCGGCCGGGCGGGTGTCCTCACGGGCGGCCGGCTGACCGTCGAGGACGCGTACGCGTACAGCAAGTTCGCCCGGGTCGCGCTGGACACCAACGACGTCGACTTCCGGGCCCGGGTGCACAGCAGCGAGGAGGCCGACTTCCTGGCCGCCCGCGTGGCCGGGCGCGGCCGGGACCTGGACAGCTCGGGTGTCACGTACACCTCGCTGGAGAAGGCCCCGACGGTGCTGCTGGTCGGGTTCGAGTCGGAGGAGGAGGCGCCCGGCGTCTTCCTGCGGCTGCGCAAGGCGAACCGCAAGCACGGACAGCGCACGTTCGCCGTCGCCTCGCACGCCACGCGCGGACTGGAGAAGGCGGGCGGCACACTGCTCCCCGCCGCCCCCGGTACGGAGACCGAGTGGCTGGACGCGATCGCGGGCGGCGTCGGGCTCGACGGCGACGGAGCCGCGGCGGCCGAGGCGCTGCGCGGCGAAGGTGCCGTGATCGTGGTCGGTGAGCGGCTGGCGGGCGTACCGGGCGGGCCGACCGCCGCGGTGCGGGCCGCCACCGCGACCGGGGCCGCGCTGGTGTGGATGCCTCGACGGGCCGGCGAGCGCGGTGCGGTGGAGGCGGGCGCGCTTCCTTCGCTGCTGCCCGGCGGCCGGCCGGCGACCGACCCGCGGGCCAGGGACGAGGTGGCGGCCGTCTGGGGCGTCGCCGAACTCCCGTCCCGCTTCGGCCGTGACACCGGCCAGATCGTGGAGGCCGCGGCCACCGGCGAACTGGGCGCGCTGCTCGTCGCCGGGGTCGAGCCGGTGGACCTGCCGGACCCGGCCCGGGCCCTGGAGGCCCTGGACCGGGTCGGCTTCCTGGTCTCGCTGGAGCTGCGGCCCAGTGAGGTGACCGAGCGGGCCGATGTGGTCTTCCCGGTCGCCGCGGTCGCCGAGAAGGCCGGCACCTTCCTCAACTGGGAGGGCAGGGCGCGGATGTTCGAGGCCGCGCTGAAGCCCGAGCAGATGACGCGGTCGCTCGCGCCGGCCGACGCGCGGGTGCTGCACATGCTGGCCGACGCCATGGACACCCATTTCGCGCTGCCGGATCTGAAGTCCGTACGCCGCGAGCTGGACCGGCTCGGCGGCTGGGCCGGTGCGCACGCCACCGACCCGAACGAGCCGGCCCGGCCGCTGCCCCGGCCCGGCGACGGCGAGGCGGTCCTCGCGGGCCACCGGATGCTGCTCGACCTGGGCCGGCTCCAGGAGGGCGACGACGCGCTGGCCGGCACCCGGCACGCCTCGGTCGCCCGGCTCTCCGCCGCCACCGCGGCCGAGACGGGCGTGAAGGACGGCGATCTGCTGGCCGTCACCGGCCCGGCGGGCAGCGTCGAACTCCCGTTGAAGGTCACCGACATGCCGGACCGGGTGGTCTGGGTGCCGCTGAACTCCGTAGGACGGGGCGTCCCGGCCGACACCGGCGCCCGGCCCGGCGGCCTGGTCCGGATCGGCCCCGCCGCACCGGGCACTCCCGACGTCACACCGGAGGTGGGGGCGTGA
- the nuoH gene encoding NADH-quinone oxidoreductase subunit NuoH: MTAFAQLATAPRGAVLAAEDLSMFGTDPWWLVVIKAVFCFAFLMVTVLFSIVWERKVVAWMQLRIGPNRHGPWGMLQSLADGIKLMLKEDVVVKRADKVVYVLAPIVAAIPAFMAIAVIPFGPSDEVSIFGHRTAMQLTDLPIAMLYVLAVASVGIYGIVLAGWSSGSTYPLLGGLRSCAQMISYEIAMGAAFASVFLYSGSMSTSKIVEAQQDRWFILLLPVSFIIYIVTMVGETNRAPFDMPESEGDLVGGFNTEYSSIKFAMFMLAEYVNMVTVSAVSTTLFLGGWRAPWPISTFWEGANHGWWPMLWFVLKVQLLLFFFIWLRGTLPRVRYDQLMKLGWKVLIPVSLLWLMLVATVRALRNEGYDFSKIVLYVAGAVIAILLISFVADIFRDKKGRAAEAEAGPEPGFDPMAGGFPVPPLPGQTLPPVPRRRPRGEQELVVSGGSDTQSDGNSSDGKEADGV; the protein is encoded by the coding sequence GTGACTGCCTTCGCTCAACTGGCCACGGCTCCGCGCGGTGCCGTACTCGCCGCCGAGGATCTGTCGATGTTCGGCACCGACCCGTGGTGGCTCGTCGTCATCAAGGCGGTGTTCTGCTTCGCGTTCCTGATGGTGACCGTGCTCTTCTCCATCGTGTGGGAGCGCAAGGTCGTCGCCTGGATGCAGCTGCGCATCGGCCCCAACCGGCACGGCCCCTGGGGCATGCTCCAGTCGCTCGCCGACGGCATCAAGCTGATGCTGAAGGAAGACGTCGTCGTCAAGCGCGCCGACAAGGTCGTGTACGTGCTCGCGCCGATCGTCGCCGCCATCCCGGCGTTCATGGCGATCGCGGTGATCCCGTTCGGCCCGTCCGACGAGGTCTCGATCTTCGGGCACCGTACGGCGATGCAGCTCACCGACCTGCCGATCGCGATGCTCTACGTCCTCGCGGTCGCCTCGGTCGGGATCTACGGCATCGTGCTGGCGGGCTGGTCGTCCGGATCGACGTACCCGCTCCTCGGCGGCCTGCGCTCCTGCGCCCAGATGATCAGTTACGAGATCGCGATGGGCGCCGCGTTCGCCTCGGTCTTCCTCTACTCCGGGTCGATGTCGACCTCGAAGATCGTGGAGGCTCAGCAGGACCGCTGGTTCATCCTGCTGCTGCCGGTCTCCTTCATCATCTACATCGTCACGATGGTCGGCGAGACCAACCGGGCCCCGTTCGACATGCCGGAGTCCGAGGGCGACCTGGTCGGCGGCTTCAACACCGAGTACTCGTCGATCAAGTTCGCGATGTTCATGCTCGCCGAGTACGTCAACATGGTCACCGTCTCCGCGGTCTCCACGACCCTGTTCCTGGGCGGCTGGCGGGCCCCGTGGCCGATCAGCACCTTCTGGGAGGGCGCGAACCACGGCTGGTGGCCGATGCTCTGGTTCGTCCTCAAGGTCCAGCTGCTGCTGTTCTTCTTCATCTGGCTGCGCGGCACGCTGCCCCGGGTCCGTTACGACCAGCTGATGAAGCTCGGCTGGAAGGTCCTGATCCCGGTCTCGCTGCTCTGGCTGATGCTGGTCGCGACGGTGCGGGCGCTGCGCAACGAGGGGTACGACTTCTCGAAGATCGTGCTGTACGTGGCCGGGGCCGTGATCGCGATCCTGCTGATCTCCTTCGTCGCCGACATCTTCCGCGACAAGAAGGGCCGGGCCGCGGAGGCGGAGGCCGGACCGGAGCCGGGGTTCGACCCGATGGCGGGCGGATTCCCGGTGCCGCCGCTGCCCGGACAGACCCTGCCGCCGGTGCCGCGTCGCAGGCCGCGGGGCGAGCAGGAGCTCGTTGTCAGTGGCGGGTCGGATACTCAGAGTGACGGAAATTCGAGTGACGGAAAGGAGGCTGACGGTGTCTGA
- the nuoI gene encoding NADH-quinone oxidoreductase subunit NuoI produces the protein MSESSEPSGEKFQNPVAGFGVTFKAMFKKRLTEQYPETQKVTAPRFHGRHQLNRHPDGLEKCVGCELCAWACPADAIYVEGADNTDEERYSPGERYGRVYQINYARCILCGLCIEACPTRALTMTNEFELANTTRESLIYTKDELLAGLEEGMVDTPHAIYPGMDEQDYYRGLVTEAAPGTERQVAISKGEKPADGTDENSGSAREVDA, from the coding sequence GTGTCTGAGTCATCAGAGCCCTCGGGCGAGAAGTTCCAGAACCCTGTCGCCGGCTTCGGCGTGACCTTCAAGGCCATGTTCAAGAAGCGGCTGACCGAGCAGTATCCGGAAACGCAGAAGGTGACGGCGCCGCGCTTCCACGGCCGGCATCAGCTCAACCGCCACCCGGACGGTCTGGAGAAGTGCGTCGGCTGCGAGCTGTGCGCCTGGGCCTGTCCGGCGGACGCGATCTACGTGGAGGGCGCGGACAACACCGACGAGGAGCGCTACTCCCCGGGTGAGCGGTACGGCCGCGTCTACCAGATCAACTACGCGCGCTGCATTCTCTGCGGTCTGTGCATCGAGGCGTGCCCGACCCGGGCACTGACGATGACCAATGAGTTCGAGCTCGCCAACACCACCCGCGAGAGCCTCATCTACACCAAGGACGAGCTGCTCGCGGGCCTGGAGGAGGGCATGGTCGACACCCCGCACGCGATCTACCCGGGGATGGACGAGCAGGACTACTACCGGGGTCTCGTCACCGAGGCCGCGCCCGGTACGGAGCGTCAGGTCGCAATCTCCAAGGGCGAGAAGCCGGCGGACGGCACCGACGAGAACAGCGGCTCCGCGCGGGAGGTGGACGCATGA
- a CDS encoding NADH-quinone oxidoreductase subunit J, translating into MTGLAAAASQTSTGEAVQFWVLGIVAVLGALSTVLMKKAVHSALSLAGTMIVLAVFYLANGAYFLGVVQIVVYTGAIMMLFLFVVMLVGVTAADSLKETLKGQRWLAAGCGIGFGVLLIAGIGNASLNSFNGLGTANAEHGGNIEGLASLIFTKYVFAFEITGALLITATVGAMVLTHRERTERARTQREMSEARVRSKQLPPLPAPGVYARHNAVDIPGLLPDGTPSELTVMQTLRNRGQIRDVSHESLDQLKALEQRSEERLGRDNEDEEVGK; encoded by the coding sequence ATGACCGGCCTGGCCGCGGCGGCCTCCCAGACCTCGACCGGTGAGGCCGTCCAGTTCTGGGTGCTGGGCATCGTCGCCGTGCTCGGCGCGCTGTCCACCGTACTGATGAAAAAAGCCGTGCACAGCGCGCTGAGCCTCGCCGGGACCATGATCGTCCTGGCGGTGTTCTATCTGGCCAACGGCGCCTATTTCCTGGGCGTCGTCCAGATCGTCGTCTACACCGGCGCGATCATGATGCTGTTCCTCTTCGTCGTCATGCTCGTCGGCGTCACGGCGGCCGACTCCCTGAAGGAGACCCTCAAGGGCCAGCGCTGGCTGGCCGCGGGCTGCGGGATCGGCTTCGGCGTCCTGCTCATCGCGGGCATCGGCAACGCCTCGCTGAACAGCTTCAACGGGCTCGGCACCGCCAACGCCGAGCACGGCGGGAACATCGAGGGGCTGGCCAGCCTCATCTTCACCAAGTACGTCTTCGCCTTCGAGATCACCGGCGCCCTGCTGATCACGGCGACGGTCGGCGCGATGGTGCTCACCCACCGGGAGCGCACCGAACGGGCCAGGACCCAGCGGGAAATGTCCGAGGCGCGCGTACGCAGCAAGCAGCTGCCGCCGCTGCCCGCCCCCGGTGTCTACGCCCGGCACAACGCCGTGGACATCCCGGGTCTGCTCCCCGACGGCACACCGTCCGAGCTCACCGTCATGCAGACGCTGCGCAACCGAGGCCAGATCCGCGATGTGTCGCACGAGTCGCTGGACCAGCTCAAGGCGCTGGAGCAGCGCTCCGAGGAGCGCCTCGGCCGTGACAACGAAGATGAGGAGGTCGGCAAGTGA
- the nuoK gene encoding NADH-quinone oxidoreductase subunit NuoK: MNPVNYLYLAALLFTIGAAGVLIRRNAIVVFMCVELMLNACNLAFVTFSRMHGNLDGQIIAFFTMVVAAAEVVVGLAIIVSVFRSRHSASVDDASLMKL; the protein is encoded by the coding sequence GTGAACCCGGTCAACTACCTCTATCTCGCCGCTCTGTTGTTCACCATCGGTGCGGCCGGGGTGCTGATCCGGCGGAACGCGATCGTGGTGTTCATGTGCGTGGAGCTGATGCTCAACGCCTGCAACCTCGCGTTCGTGACCTTCTCCCGGATGCACGGCAATCTCGACGGGCAGATCATCGCCTTCTTCACGATGGTCGTCGCCGCCGCCGAGGTCGTGGTCGGACTCGCGATCATCGTGTCGGTGTTCCGTTCCCGCCACTCGGCCTCGGTCGACGACGCCAGCCTGATGAAGCTGTAA